The proteins below come from a single Sorghum bicolor cultivar BTx623 chromosome 4, Sorghum_bicolor_NCBIv3, whole genome shotgun sequence genomic window:
- the LOC8059603 gene encoding potassium transporter 19, with product MSSSAEAESAAAAATERFQRHDSLYGDAEKVTNGKHHGSGDSWARTLMLAFQSIGVVYGDIGTSPLYVYSSTFPDGIRHPDDLLGVLSLILYTLILIPMLKYVFVVLHANDNGDGGTFALYSLISRYAKIRMIPDQQSEDATVSNYRVEAASSRLRRAQWLKEKLESSNAAKIGLFTITILGTSMVMGDGTLTPAISVLSAVSGIREKAPNLSQLEVVWISVAILFLLFSVQRFGTDKVGYSFAPIISVWFVLIAGTGMYNLAAHDATVLRAFNPMYIVDYFRRNGKEAWVSLGGAVLCITGTEAMFADLGHFNIRAIQISFTCILFPSVALCYMGQAAYLRKFPENVVDTFYKSIPVAMFWPAFLVAILAAIIASQAMLSGAFAILSKALSLGCFPRVEVVHTSSKYAGQVYLPEVNLLIGVASVAVTLGFQTTANIGNAYGICVVTVFSITTHLLAVVMLLVWRAQPALSAAFYAVFGLVEFLYLSSILSKFAEGGYLPFCFSLVLMALMAAWHYVHVLRYWYELDHAVPAAELAAVLARRDVRRVPGVGLLYSELVQGIPPVFPRLVDKIPSVHAVFVFVSIKHLPIPRVAAPERFIFRRVGPVDHRVFRCVARYGYTDPMEGHREFAAFLLDRLKTFVQEEAAFASTTSGSSAAVAVAEEEQRLIDAEAERGVVYLMGEATVTAAAGSSLLKRVVVNNVYGFLRKNLRGESHKALSIPKDQLLRVGITYEI from the exons ggcggcgaccgagAGGTTCCAGCGCCATGACTCCCTGTACGGCGACGCCGAGAAGGTCACCAACGGCAAGCACCACGGCTCCGGG GACAGCTGGGCGCGGACGCTGATGCTGGCGTTCCAGAGCATCGGCGTGGTGTACGGCGACATCGGGACGTCGCCGCTGTACGTGTACTCGAGCACGTTCCCGGACGGCATCCGGCACCCCGACGACCTCCTCGGCGTCCTCTCGCTCATCCTCTACACTCTCATCCTCATCCCTATGCTCAAGTACGTCTTCGTCGTCCTCCACGCCAACGACAATGGCGATG GTGGAACGTTCGCGCTCTACTCGCTGATCTCGCGGTACGCCAAGATCAGGATGATCCCAGACCAGCAGAGCGAGGACGCAACGGTATCCAACTACAGGGTGGAGGCGGCCAGCTCACGGCTGCGGAGGGCGCAGTGGCTCAAGGAGAAGCTCGAGTCCAGCAATGCCGCCAAGATCGGGCTCTTCACCATCACCATCCTCGGCACCTCCATGGTCATGGGCGATGGAACCTTGACGCCAGCAATCTCTG TGCTCTCGGCAGTGAGTGGGATCAGGGAGAAAGCGCCCAACTTGAGCcaat TGGAGGTGGTGTGGATCTCGGTGGCCATACTGTTCCTTCTCTTCTCGGTGCAGCGCTTCGGCACCGACAAGGTGGGCTACTCCTTCGCGCCCATCATATCCGTGTGGTTCGTCCTCATCGCCGGCACTGGGATGTACAACCTCGCCGCGCACGATGCCACCGTCCTCCGCGCCTTCAACCCCATGTACATTGTCGACTACTTCCGCAGGAACGGCAAGGAGGCATGGGTCTCGCTAGGTGGTGCCGTCCTCTGCATCACCGGCACGGAGGCCATGTTTGCCGATCTCGGCCATTTTAACATCAGGGCCATTCAG atcagcttcacATGCATCCTCTTCCCCTCTGTGGCGCTGTGCTACATGGGTCAGGCGGCCTACCTGCGCAAATTCCCTGAAAACGTTGTCGACACCTTCTACAAATCCATCCCAG TGGCCATGTTCTGGCCGGCGTTCCTGGTGGCGATCCTGGCGGCGATCATCGCGAGCCAGGCCATGCTGTCGGGCGCGTTCGCCATCCTGTCCAAGGCGCTGTCCCTGGGGTGCTTCCCCCGGGTGGAGGTGGTGCACACCTCCAGCAAGTACGCGGGGCAGGTGTACCTCCCGGAGGTGAACTTGCTGATCGGCGTCGCCAGCGTCGCCGTCACGCTGGGGTTCCAGACCACGGCCAACATCGGCAACGCGTACGGGATCTGCGTGGTGACCGTCTTCTCCATCACCACGCACCTGCTGGCGGTGGTGATGCTGCTGGTGTGGCGCGCGCAGCCGGCGCTGTCCGCCGCCTTCTACGCCGTCTTCGGCCTCGTCGAGTTCCTCTACCTCTCCTCCATCCTCTCCAAGTTCGCCGAGGGCGGGTACCTGCCCTTCTGCTTCTCGCTGGTGCTCATGGCGCTCATGGCCGCGTGGCACTACGTCCACGTCCTGCGCTACTGGTACGAGCTGGACCACGCCGTGCCGGCGGCCGAGCTGGCCGCCGTGCTGGCGCGCCGCGACGTGCGCCGGGTGCCCGGCGTCGGCCTCCTCTACTCGGAGCTGGTCCAGGGGATCCCGCCCGTGTTCCCGCGCCTGGTCGACAAGATCCCCTCCGTGCAcgccgtcttcgtcttcgtgtcCATCAAGCACCTCCCGATCCCACGCGTAGCGGCGCCGGAGCGCTTCATCTTCCGGCGCGTCGGCCCCGTCGACCACCGCGTGTTCCGCTGCGTGGCGAGGTACGGCTACACGGACCCGATGGAAGGGCACCGGGAGTTCGCCGCCTTCCTCCTGGACCGCCTCAAGACGTTCGTCCAGGAGGAGGCCGCCTTCGCCTCCACCACCAGCGGTtcatcggcggcggtggcggtggcggaggaggagcagcggctcatcGACGCGGAGGCGGAGCGCGGGGTGGTGTACCTGATGGGGGAGGCCAcggtgacggcggcggcggggtcgtCGCTGCTGAAACGGGTGGTGGTGAACAACGTGTACGGCTTCCTACGGAAGAACCTCCGGGGGGAGAGCCACAAGGCGCTGTCCATCCCCAAAGACCAGCTGCTCAGGGTCGGCATCACCTACGAGATCTGA